One Heliomicrobium gestii DNA window includes the following coding sequences:
- the mutM gene encoding bifunctional DNA-formamidopyrimidine glycosylase/DNA-(apurinic or apyrimidinic site) lyase, with amino-acid sequence MPELPEVETVRRSLASRISRRTIEDVELRLPKIAFALPGTLFADALRGRQIRELGRRGKYLLIHLDGDETLVIHLRMTGRLVHLRKEERETPEPPHTHAVFRLDDGSLLRYADVRQFGTLTLMATAEALVQPGKGRLGPEPLADDLSFALFHGALVKRKTKLKPLLLDQSFLAGLGNIYADEALARAALHPDRPADSLDEAESRRLYDSIRTVLQEGIDAKGTSFRDYVDGEGRKGEFQEKLWAYGREGALCRRCGGAIVREKRSGRSTHFCPNCQK; translated from the coding sequence GTGCCCGAATTGCCGGAAGTAGAGACCGTCCGCCGCAGCCTGGCGAGCCGGATATCGAGGCGGACGATAGAAGATGTAGAACTGCGCCTGCCCAAAATCGCCTTTGCCCTGCCGGGCACGCTTTTCGCCGACGCCCTCCGGGGGCGACAGATCCGTGAATTAGGACGACGAGGGAAATACCTGCTGATCCACCTGGACGGTGACGAGACCCTTGTGATCCACTTGCGTATGACCGGACGCCTCGTCCACCTCCGGAAGGAGGAAAGGGAAACGCCGGAACCGCCCCATACCCATGCCGTCTTCCGCTTGGACGACGGCAGTTTGCTGCGCTACGCTGATGTGCGCCAGTTTGGCACCTTGACCCTCATGGCGACGGCGGAGGCGCTGGTGCAGCCGGGAAAGGGCCGGCTCGGTCCCGAACCGTTGGCCGACGATCTCTCCTTCGCCCTTTTTCACGGCGCCCTGGTGAAACGCAAGACCAAGCTGAAGCCGCTGCTGCTCGACCAGTCCTTCCTGGCCGGTCTCGGGAACATCTACGCCGATGAGGCCCTCGCCCGGGCCGCTCTCCACCCGGATCGGCCGGCCGACTCCCTCGATGAGGCCGAGAGCCGCCGCCTCTACGACAGCATCCGCACCGTTCTCCAGGAGGGCATTGACGCCAAGGGGACATCCTTTCGCGATTATGTCGACGGCGAGGGACGCAAAGGGGAGTTTCAGGAAAAGCTGTGGGCCTATGGGCGGGAAGGCGCCCTCTGCCGTCGCTGCGGCGGCGCCATCGTTCGAGAAAAACGCAGCGGGCGGAGCACCCATTTTTGCCCCAACTGTCAAAAATAA
- the polA gene encoding DNA polymerase I, whose product MRNAVFMVIDGSSLLHRAFYALPPMSSSQGVPTNAVYGFLTMLERLRRDYQPDHLAVCLDKSRVTFRTQRYEAYKAQRGATPDELRPQFGLLKEVLAAWGIPVFEEAGFEADDLIGALVCQAREQGIYSLIVTGDRDAWQLISPGVEVLFTRKGISEIERYDEEALKEKIGLTPRQVIDWKGLMGDASDNIPGVPGVGEKTAFKLLEQFGDMDSLYERLDEVKGKLKEKLATHRELAFLSKELATIKCDIPLTPDWEACRAAAPDYPALRQLYKDLEFRSLLRHLPEGEGDGAESGSLFAGTEEKAGAGGLPAEPGAQQEGKTGETAVNVEVEAPLTVDFTLVDDEATTGQMLTELMQLGAEPGCRTAVLAAWDGSPRTGELKQLIIAAGKDALPILPRVWVIDQPGAIFAATRPFWISKDHRKLFFDAKSLWLLARREDTLIEGIDGDGLIGAYLLDPLANSYNLARSAHDLIGWKIDADAGRNALAPEEGARAAAALFHMMPALEARLGEEGLSALYRDVELPLAPILGAMEWAGVKVNPAVLQEMAGELGAEIHRLQAHIYDLAGETFNINSTQQFGKILFEKLGLPVIKKTKTGYSTDVEVLEELADRHPIVPKVLEYRQLMKLKSTYVEGLLPLIDGDGGRIHTSFNQAVTATGRLSSTEPNLQNIPVRLEQGRRIRKAFVAPSDGWTLLAADYSQIELRILAHLSGDPSFKDAFAKNQDIHTRTASEVFGVPMENVTREMRRRAKAVNFGIVYGISDFGLSRDLGVLRAEARQYIDGYFERYNGVKGYIDEIIAEARRQGYVTTLLGRRRRLPDLFVKNKIRQNFGERAAMNTPIQGTAADIIKAAMVRIPDLLVKQGLRTRMLLQVHDELIFETPLAELAEAAALIQETMEQTIRLDVPLTVDVKTGPNWYEMKPYSAG is encoded by the coding sequence GTGCGCAATGCAGTTTTTATGGTCATCGACGGCAGCAGCCTGCTTCATCGGGCTTTTTACGCGCTGCCGCCCATGTCTTCTTCCCAGGGCGTTCCCACCAACGCCGTCTACGGTTTTTTGACGATGCTCGAACGGCTGCGCCGGGATTATCAACCGGATCACCTGGCCGTCTGTCTCGACAAAAGTCGCGTCACCTTCCGGACGCAGCGATATGAAGCCTATAAGGCCCAGCGGGGAGCGACGCCCGATGAACTGCGGCCCCAGTTCGGCCTGCTCAAGGAGGTCCTCGCCGCCTGGGGCATCCCTGTCTTTGAGGAGGCGGGCTTTGAGGCCGACGATCTCATCGGCGCCCTCGTTTGCCAGGCCCGGGAACAGGGGATATACAGCTTGATCGTCACGGGCGACCGCGACGCCTGGCAGTTGATTTCCCCCGGAGTGGAGGTGCTCTTCACCCGCAAGGGGATCAGCGAGATCGAACGCTATGATGAGGAAGCGCTGAAGGAGAAAATCGGCTTGACACCGCGCCAGGTGATCGATTGGAAAGGCCTCATGGGCGACGCTTCCGACAACATCCCCGGTGTGCCGGGGGTGGGCGAGAAGACGGCCTTCAAGTTGCTGGAACAGTTTGGCGACATGGACAGCCTCTACGAACGGCTCGACGAGGTGAAAGGGAAACTGAAGGAGAAGCTGGCCACCCATCGTGAACTGGCTTTTCTCTCGAAGGAACTGGCGACGATCAAATGCGATATTCCCCTTACCCCCGATTGGGAGGCTTGCCGGGCGGCAGCGCCCGATTACCCGGCGTTGCGTCAACTCTATAAGGACTTGGAATTCCGCAGCCTCCTGCGCCACCTTCCCGAGGGGGAAGGGGACGGGGCGGAAAGCGGCAGCCTCTTTGCCGGAACGGAGGAGAAGGCCGGCGCTGGCGGGCTCCCTGCCGAACCGGGAGCGCAACAGGAGGGGAAAACCGGCGAAACAGCCGTCAATGTCGAGGTGGAAGCGCCCCTCACCGTGGACTTCACCCTTGTCGACGATGAGGCGACGACCGGCCAGATGTTGACGGAACTGATGCAGCTTGGCGCTGAACCGGGATGCCGGACGGCGGTGCTGGCCGCCTGGGACGGCTCGCCACGGACCGGCGAATTGAAACAACTCATCATCGCTGCGGGAAAAGACGCCCTGCCGATATTGCCGCGCGTCTGGGTCATCGACCAGCCGGGCGCGATCTTTGCGGCGACCCGCCCCTTTTGGATCTCCAAGGACCATCGCAAGCTCTTTTTTGACGCCAAGTCGCTCTGGCTGCTCGCTCGCCGGGAGGACACCTTGATCGAAGGGATCGACGGTGACGGCCTGATCGGCGCCTACCTGCTCGATCCCCTCGCGAACAGCTACAACTTGGCTCGGTCGGCCCACGACTTGATCGGTTGGAAAATCGACGCTGACGCCGGACGCAACGCCCTTGCGCCGGAGGAAGGGGCCCGCGCTGCTGCGGCGCTCTTTCACATGATGCCGGCCTTGGAGGCGCGCCTCGGCGAAGAGGGATTGAGCGCCCTGTACCGCGATGTGGAGCTGCCGCTGGCGCCGATCCTGGGCGCCATGGAATGGGCCGGCGTCAAGGTCAATCCCGCCGTCCTGCAAGAGATGGCCGGCGAACTGGGCGCCGAGATCCACCGGTTGCAGGCCCATATCTATGATCTGGCCGGTGAGACCTTCAACATCAACTCGACACAGCAGTTCGGCAAGATCCTCTTTGAAAAGCTGGGGCTGCCGGTGATCAAAAAGACGAAGACCGGCTACTCCACCGATGTAGAGGTTCTGGAAGAACTGGCCGACCGGCACCCGATCGTGCCCAAGGTGCTGGAATACCGACAACTGATGAAACTCAAGTCGACCTATGTAGAGGGTCTGCTGCCCCTGATCGACGGTGACGGCGGCCGCATCCACACCAGCTTCAACCAGGCGGTGACGGCGACAGGCCGGCTCTCGTCGACTGAACCGAACCTGCAGAACATACCGGTTCGCCTCGAACAGGGACGCCGCATCCGCAAGGCCTTTGTGGCCCCCAGTGACGGCTGGACTCTCTTGGCCGCCGATTACTCGCAGATCGAACTGCGCATCCTGGCCCACCTCTCCGGTGATCCCTCCTTCAAGGACGCCTTTGCCAAGAATCAGGATATTCATACCCGCACCGCCAGCGAAGTCTTCGGCGTGCCCATGGAGAATGTGACCCGCGAGATGCGCCGGCGCGCCAAGGCGGTCAACTTTGGCATCGTCTACGGCATCAGCGACTTCGGCCTCAGCCGCGACTTAGGGGTGCTCCGCGCCGAGGCGCGCCAGTACATCGACGGCTACTTCGAACGCTACAACGGCGTCAAGGGCTACATCGACGAGATCATCGCCGAGGCGCGCCGGCAAGGCTATGTGACGACCCTGCTGGGCCGGCGGCGGCGGCTGCCCGATCTCTTTGTCAAAAATAAAATCCGCCAGAATTTCGGTGAGCGGGCGGCCATGAACACGCCCATCCAGGGCACCGCCGCCGACATCATCAAAGCGGCCATGGTCCGCATCCCCGACCTGTTGGTCAAGCAGGGGCTGCGCACCCGCATGCTGTTGCAAGTCCATGACGAATTGATCTTCGAGACGCCGCTGGCAGAGCTCGCCGAAGCGGCCGCCCTCATCCAGGAAACGATGGAACAGACGATCCGGCTCGACGTGCCGCTGACGGTGGACGTCAAGACGGGGCCGAACTGGTATGAGATGAAACCCTATTCGGCCGGGTGA
- a CDS encoding glycoside hydrolase family protein, producing MIARKTLVPRQRNRYSAFPTFTEHRDRVYIFYRQGVTSARQCHGVDGTVRCLRLDKGEFLERMHADRGEGFVDVGEDKVVFRSENEIDAIVSRLDEDLFTLCTRTYLRGRICPAFVSVADEPRFTERCAVELKGVEWIVFYGKAIKSPTGCIFPAYGILKGETFTRPLVIVTDDFEHWDVLSYLPSNIDGAVLNESTIVFDGSRYRMFSRQDSAPFGIWLADSDDLQRWSKPIRIFSKAHAPMAVSLPEGIALAYRDLREKRKSAVAIRLLRANEGWEQEVCSSNGSAGENQGDDEEDAASRESGNSGLTLDMYEGNPYDGGYTDLAVVDDDLVVVYYQGNEDGEPSIKAAALPWRELGEAIDSEREQA from the coding sequence GTGATCGCGCGAAAAACGCTTGTGCCCAGGCAGCGAAACCGCTACTCCGCCTTTCCGACCTTTACGGAGCACCGGGACCGGGTCTATATCTTCTACCGCCAGGGGGTGACGAGCGCTCGCCAGTGCCACGGCGTCGATGGAACCGTGCGCTGCCTGCGGCTGGACAAGGGTGAATTCCTGGAACGGATGCATGCGGACAGGGGGGAAGGTTTTGTTGACGTTGGCGAAGACAAGGTCGTTTTCCGCAGCGAAAACGAGATCGACGCCATTGTCTCCCGCCTTGATGAGGACCTCTTCACCCTCTGCACCCGTACATACCTGCGGGGAAGGATCTGTCCGGCCTTCGTCTCCGTCGCCGACGAGCCCCGGTTCACCGAACGCTGCGCCGTCGAACTGAAGGGGGTCGAGTGGATCGTCTTCTATGGCAAGGCCATCAAAAGCCCCACCGGTTGCATCTTTCCCGCCTATGGGATCCTGAAGGGCGAGACCTTCACCCGCCCCCTTGTCATCGTGACCGACGATTTTGAACACTGGGATGTCTTGTCCTATCTTCCCAGCAATATCGACGGCGCTGTCCTGAATGAAAGCACCATCGTCTTTGACGGGAGCCGCTACCGGATGTTCAGCCGCCAGGACAGTGCCCCCTTCGGCATCTGGCTCGCCGATTCGGACGATCTCCAGCGCTGGTCGAAGCCGATACGGATTTTTTCCAAAGCCCACGCGCCCATGGCCGTCTCCCTGCCGGAGGGCATCGCTCTCGCCTACCGGGATCTGCGGGAAAAGCGGAAAAGCGCTGTGGCGATCCGCCTTCTGCGCGCCAATGAAGGCTGGGAGCAGGAGGTTTGTTCCTCGAACGGATCTGCCGGCGAAAACCAGGGGGACGATGAAGAAGACGCCGCGTCTCGCGAAAGCGGCAACAGCGGCTTGACGCTCGATATGTATGAGGGAAATCCCTATGATGGGGGATATACCGATCTCGCTGTCGTCGACGATGATCTGGTCGTCGTCTATTACCAGGGCAATGAAGACGGTGAGCCGTCGATCAAGGCTGCCGCTTTACCCTGGCGGGAACTGGGCGAGGCGATTGATTCTGAAAGGGAACAGGCCTAA
- the fdhF gene encoding formate dehydrogenase subunit alpha: MIDATVELTIDGQALSVPAGTTVLAAARQLGIDIPTLCHDPELTNPGSCRLCVVEIEVATAGGMMKMRNLPPSCVTAVSPGMVVRTGTEAVVEARRTVLELLLANHPKDCLRCERTGRCKLQTYAYEYGADFPLPGSALDGERRHDPLDDGNPFIRRDMNKCVLCGKCVRVCAEVQGRHVLDYVKRGFATTVGPAFERPLGESDCVFCGSCVALCPTGALVDKTKAGKGRPWDVRRKVRTTCPYCGTGCNFDLEVVGRPGAGEPGREEVIGVASASDGPVNGRHLCVKGRFGLSFIHHPDRLRRPLVKKEGRFVETSWEEAIALVAERFQAIRADHGGDAFGVLASAKATNEDNYLINRFARAVLGTNNIDHCARLCHASTVAGLAAAFGSGAMTNPIGDIAKSDFLLVIGSNTTESHPVLAQKLLQAIGRGTPCVVIDPRQTELAAAATNHLAIRPGGDLALLNALAHVIIAEGLSNQAFIEERTEGFAELQAAVADCTPEWAAPIAGIAPEVIRETARRYAKAERASIFYTMGITQKRTGSHNVMAIANLALLTGHIGKEGSGVNPLRGQNNVQGACDMGALPNVFPGYQPVTDPAVRAKFAGAWGVASADLAEQPGFTVGEMLEAARSGSLKAMLIVGENPVLSDPDSSHVVEALQQLECLVAVDIFLSETAQLAHVVLPACTFAEKEGTFTNTERRVQRVRQAIEPIGESRPDWRIMADLAAALGRPFDLEDPAAVMAEIARLTPSYGGVSHERIDRDGGLCWPCLSPEHPGTPRLHVDRFTRGKGRFHGVHYLPPAEATDGDYPLVLSTGRRLFHYHTGTMSRRTGLETIYPEEHLEMHPGDAAACGLVDGDWVCLSTRRGAIALPVRLTESILAGTVFTSFHFAEAAVNKLTIGVVDPVAKIPELKVCACRVERVEPPEGYRPPAGKRALV; this comes from the coding sequence ATGATAGACGCAACAGTGGAATTGACCATCGACGGACAAGCCCTTTCCGTGCCGGCGGGCACGACCGTTTTGGCAGCGGCGCGGCAACTCGGCATCGACATCCCGACCCTCTGTCACGATCCCGAATTGACCAATCCCGGTTCTTGCCGCCTCTGTGTAGTGGAGATCGAAGTGGCCACGGCGGGCGGGATGATGAAGATGCGCAACCTGCCGCCCTCCTGTGTCACGGCCGTATCGCCGGGAATGGTCGTCCGCACCGGGACAGAGGCTGTCGTTGAGGCGCGCCGGACGGTGCTGGAACTGCTCCTGGCCAACCACCCGAAGGACTGCCTGCGCTGCGAGCGGACCGGTCGCTGCAAGCTTCAGACCTACGCCTACGAGTATGGCGCCGACTTTCCCCTTCCCGGCTCTGCCCTGGACGGGGAACGCCGCCATGATCCTTTGGATGACGGCAACCCCTTTATCCGGCGCGATATGAACAAGTGCGTCCTCTGCGGCAAATGTGTCCGCGTCTGCGCCGAGGTGCAGGGACGCCATGTCCTCGACTATGTAAAACGCGGTTTCGCGACGACGGTCGGGCCGGCTTTTGAGCGGCCCTTGGGCGAGTCGGACTGTGTCTTTTGCGGCTCCTGTGTCGCTCTCTGCCCGACCGGCGCGCTCGTGGACAAGACGAAGGCTGGGAAGGGTCGCCCCTGGGACGTGCGCCGCAAGGTGCGGACGACATGTCCTTATTGCGGCACCGGTTGCAACTTCGATCTGGAGGTCGTGGGGCGGCCGGGCGCCGGTGAACCGGGGCGGGAGGAGGTCATCGGCGTCGCATCGGCGTCTGATGGGCCGGTCAACGGACGCCACCTCTGTGTGAAGGGGCGTTTTGGCCTCTCCTTTATTCACCACCCCGATCGGTTGCGCCGGCCTCTCGTGAAAAAGGAGGGCCGCTTTGTCGAAACCTCCTGGGAGGAAGCGATCGCCCTCGTGGCGGAGCGTTTTCAGGCCATCCGGGCTGACCATGGCGGCGATGCCTTCGGCGTGCTGGCTTCGGCCAAGGCGACGAATGAGGACAACTACCTGATCAACCGGTTCGCCCGGGCCGTCCTCGGCACCAACAACATCGACCACTGCGCCCGCCTCTGCCACGCCTCGACGGTGGCCGGCCTGGCCGCCGCCTTTGGCTCTGGGGCCATGACCAACCCCATCGGCGACATCGCCAAGAGCGACTTCTTGCTGGTCATCGGGTCGAACACGACTGAGTCTCACCCTGTTTTGGCCCAGAAACTGTTGCAGGCCATCGGGCGGGGGACCCCCTGTGTCGTCATCGATCCGCGCCAAACGGAACTGGCTGCTGCGGCGACGAATCACCTGGCGATCCGACCCGGTGGAGACCTGGCGCTGCTCAATGCCCTGGCCCATGTGATCATCGCGGAAGGACTATCGAACCAAGCCTTTATCGAGGAACGGACGGAAGGCTTTGCCGAACTGCAGGCGGCTGTCGCCGATTGCACGCCGGAATGGGCGGCGCCGATCGCCGGGATCGCGCCGGAGGTGATTCGCGAGACAGCCCGGCGGTACGCGAAGGCTGAACGAGCCTCCATTTTCTACACCATGGGGATCACCCAGAAACGCACCGGCAGCCACAACGTGATGGCCATCGCCAACCTGGCCCTGTTGACCGGTCACATCGGCAAAGAGGGAAGCGGCGTCAACCCGCTGCGCGGGCAAAACAACGTGCAGGGCGCCTGTGACATGGGCGCGCTGCCGAACGTTTTTCCCGGCTACCAGCCGGTCACAGACCCGGCCGTGCGGGCGAAGTTTGCCGGAGCCTGGGGCGTTGCTTCCGCCGACCTGGCGGAACAGCCGGGCTTTACCGTCGGCGAGATGCTCGAAGCAGCCCGCTCAGGCTCGCTGAAGGCGATGCTGATCGTCGGCGAGAACCCCGTTCTGTCTGACCCGGACAGTTCCCATGTCGTCGAGGCTTTGCAACAATTGGAATGCCTCGTCGCCGTCGATATCTTCCTGAGCGAGACGGCCCAACTGGCCCATGTGGTCTTGCCGGCCTGCACCTTCGCTGAAAAAGAAGGCACCTTCACCAACACGGAACGGCGGGTGCAGCGGGTGCGCCAGGCCATCGAGCCCATCGGCGAATCGCGGCCCGACTGGCGGATCATGGCCGATCTGGCCGCCGCCCTGGGGCGCCCCTTTGACTTGGAAGACCCGGCGGCGGTGATGGCGGAAATCGCCCGCCTCACTCCGTCCTATGGCGGTGTCAGCCACGAACGGATCGACCGGGACGGCGGGCTTTGCTGGCCCTGCCTGTCGCCGGAGCATCCGGGAACGCCCCGGTTGCATGTGGATCGCTTTACCCGGGGAAAAGGCCGCTTCCATGGCGTTCACTACCTGCCGCCGGCAGAAGCGACCGATGGAGATTATCCCCTTGTGCTCTCCACGGGCCGGCGCCTCTTTCACTACCATACGGGGACGATGAGCCGGCGGACCGGGTTGGAGACGATCTATCCGGAGGAACACCTGGAGATGCATCCCGGTGACGCCGCCGCCTGCGGCCTGGTTGACGGCGATTGGGTTTGCCTGTCCACCCGCCGGGGGGCCATCGCCCTGCCGGTGCGACTGACTGAAAGCATCCTGGCAGGGACGGTCTTCACCTCCTTCCACTTCGCCGAGGCGGCAGTCAACAAGCTGACCATCGGTGTCGTCGATCCCGTCGCCAAGATCCCTGAACTGAAGGTTTGCGCCTGCCGTGTCGAACGGGTCGAACCGCCGGAGGGGTATCGACCGCCAGCGGGCAAACGGGCGCTGGTGTAA